The following proteins come from a genomic window of Candidatus Izemoplasmatales bacterium:
- a CDS encoding DUF438 domain-containing protein produces the protein MSEYIDNAARRQELLKKIIRGLHEGKSLEEAKAEFKAHFEDVSTQEITQMENALIKEGMAIEEVQRLCDVHAAVFDGSISDIHRTLDRTAIPGHPVQVFREENERIERLIREEIEPFVERRDANELLKLRIGFDRLAEIHRHYARKEYLFFPDLEKKGITAPPKVMWAKDDEIRGMIKKVQEILADPKAPYGAAEEAIPPAIAAVRDMIKKENDILLPLLVETLSFFDWILIDGASPEIGWFLEKPAQSWKKEAPEAGTAPQAAPAIAGSIPFDAGSLTAEEANAVFNALPFDLTFVDADDRVKYFTQGADRVFERPKTIVGRAVSMCHPPQSVHVVMGIIESFRRGEKDHEDFWIRMKERFVHIRYYAVRNKEGKYLGTLEVTQDIQPIVELQGEKRLVSK, from the coding sequence GTGTCCGAATACATCGACAACGCCGCCAGGCGCCAGGAACTGCTCAAGAAGATCATCAGGGGCCTGCACGAGGGAAAGAGCCTCGAGGAGGCCAAGGCCGAGTTCAAGGCCCATTTCGAGGACGTCTCCACCCAGGAGATCACGCAGATGGAGAACGCCCTGATCAAGGAGGGGATGGCGATCGAGGAGGTCCAGCGCCTCTGCGACGTCCACGCCGCCGTCTTCGACGGGTCGATCTCCGACATCCACCGCACCCTCGACCGCACCGCGATCCCGGGCCATCCGGTCCAGGTCTTCCGGGAGGAGAACGAACGCATCGAGCGCCTCATCCGAGAGGAGATCGAGCCGTTCGTCGAGCGCCGGGACGCGAACGAGCTCCTCAAGCTCCGGATCGGCTTCGACCGCCTCGCCGAGATCCACAGGCACTACGCCCGGAAGGAGTACCTCTTCTTCCCCGACCTCGAGAAGAAGGGGATCACCGCCCCGCCCAAGGTGATGTGGGCGAAGGACGACGAGATCCGCGGAATGATCAAAAAGGTCCAGGAGATCCTCGCCGACCCGAAGGCGCCCTACGGCGCCGCGGAGGAGGCGATCCCGCCGGCCATCGCCGCCGTCCGCGACATGATCAAGAAGGAAAACGACATCCTGTTGCCGCTGCTTGTCGAGACGCTCTCGTTCTTCGACTGGATCCTGATCGACGGCGCCTCGCCGGAGATCGGCTGGTTCCTCGAGAAGCCGGCGCAGAGCTGGAAGAAGGAGGCTCCCGAGGCCGGCACCGCCCCACAAGCCGCGCCCGCCATCGCCGGTTCGATCCCGTTCGACGCCGGCAGCCTCACCGCCGAGGAGGCGAACGCCGTGTTCAACGCGCTCCCGTTCGACCTCACCTTCGTCGACGCCGACGACCGCGTCAAGTATTTCACGCAGGGCGCCGACCGCGTCTTCGAACGCCCGAAGACGATCGTCGGCCGCGCCGTCTCGATGTGCCATCCGCCGCAGTCGGTGCACGTCGTGATGGGCATCATCGAGAGCTTCCGCAGGGGCGAGAAGGACCACGAAGACTTCTGGATCCGGATGAAGGAGCGCTTCGTCCACATCCGCTACTACGCCGTGCGGAACAAGGAAGGCAAGTACCTCGGCACCCTCGAGGTCACCCAGGACATCCAGCCGATCGTCGAACTCCAGGGCGAGAAGCGGCTCGTGTCGAAATGA
- a CDS encoding GNAT family N-acetyltransferase: MDFETKRLTLHPMTVEELRWYADDPERLAARFSSPTWEEQPDFFKAIVRKQAERVLADPENAAWHTFYLIVEKATGCLAGSIDFKRPPADRTVEIGYGIDERFRGRGYATEAADGMCRRAFSSGLVDKIVAATEEDNPASDRVLAKAGFRFVRKDGISNWYERLKP, encoded by the coding sequence ATGGACTTCGAGACGAAACGACTGACCCTGCATCCGATGACGGTCGAGGAACTGAGATGGTACGCCGACGACCCGGAGCGCCTCGCGGCGCGCTTTTCCAGCCCGACGTGGGAGGAACAGCCCGACTTCTTCAAAGCCATCGTCCGCAAGCAGGCGGAGCGCGTTCTGGCCGATCCGGAGAACGCCGCATGGCACACGTTCTACCTGATCGTCGAGAAGGCGACCGGATGCCTCGCCGGCTCGATCGACTTCAAGCGGCCGCCGGCGGACCGGACGGTCGAGATCGGCTACGGGATCGACGAACGCTTCCGCGGCCGCGGCTACGCGACCGAGGCGGCCGACGGGATGTGCCGGCGGGCCTTTTCAAGCGGCCTCGTCGACAAGATCGTCGCCGCGACCGAGGAGGACAATCCCGCCTCCGACCGCGTCCTCGCGAAGGCCGGATTCCGGTTCGTCCGTAAGGACGGCATCTCCAACTGGTACGAACGCCTGAAACCGTGA
- a CDS encoding ABC transporter ATP-binding protein, producing the protein MGDVIIARNLKKYYGTARGLEDATLSVREGEVYGFVGPNGSGKTTFIRILAGLIRATSGSVSAFGLTPGPDSEKINAAVGYMPGESFYYPERKVREVLGFFARERGVSEVRMRELAERLDLDLGKRIDALSFGNRKKVGIVAAMLHQPKLLILDEPTTGLDPLVQRTFLDLLREEQARGTTVFLSSHNLTEVEKACDRVALVKEGGILFTTTIADLVKRKHKRLVVAPAVELSIAGLERTGGNERESYYEYRGETAPLLSLLADAGLTDVVIRDATLEEIVIGHYERGNGR; encoded by the coding sequence ATGGGCGACGTCATCATCGCGAGGAATCTGAAGAAGTACTACGGGACCGCGCGCGGTCTCGAGGACGCGACCCTCTCGGTCCGCGAAGGCGAGGTCTACGGCTTCGTCGGGCCGAACGGATCGGGCAAGACCACCTTCATCCGGATCCTCGCCGGGTTGATCCGGGCGACGTCCGGATCCGTCTCGGCGTTCGGTCTGACCCCCGGACCCGACTCGGAGAAGATCAACGCCGCCGTCGGCTACATGCCCGGCGAATCGTTCTACTATCCGGAGCGGAAGGTCCGCGAGGTCCTCGGCTTCTTCGCCAGGGAGCGGGGCGTCTCCGAGGTCCGCATGCGCGAGCTCGCGGAACGGCTCGACCTCGACCTCGGGAAGCGGATCGACGCCCTCTCCTTCGGGAACCGCAAGAAGGTCGGGATCGTCGCGGCCATGCTCCATCAGCCGAAGCTTTTGATCCTCGACGAGCCGACGACCGGCCTCGACCCGCTCGTCCAGAGGACCTTCCTCGACCTGCTCCGCGAGGAACAGGCCCGCGGCACCACCGTCTTCCTCTCCTCGCACAACCTCACCGAGGTCGAGAAGGCGTGCGACCGCGTCGCCCTCGTGAAGGAGGGCGGGATCCTCTTCACGACGACGATCGCCGACCTCGTCAAGCGCAAGCACAAGCGCCTCGTCGTCGCCCCCGCCGTCGAGCTGTCCATCGCCGGACTCGAGCGCACGGGCGGAAACGAGCGCGAGTCCTACTACGAGTACCGCGGCGAGACCGCGCCGCTCCTTTCCCTGCTCGCGGACGCGGGGCTCACCGACGTCGTGATCCGCGACGCGACCCTCGAGGAGATCGTGATCGGCCACTACGAGAGGGGGAACGGACGATGA
- a CDS encoding 4Fe-4S binding protein, translating into MWIAHVCFSPCGETKRIAAHFYAKCGGIFYDFTDPSVRDAFDVDVKYGLMVLSLPVWSESVPAAMKPWLKRFKAKRYVLNLAYGGKAYGRAPAIAADLVGRDKVVAWSVTAVKHAYCEGEVPIDFSLYDPIVAKVNGGDMTPCSIPRLPFNPFAFLFPEGRAKANVKIAIDLEQCVRCGECAKRCPVRAMTDEPAIGKGCVRCGLCAKVCPVGAIEMKLSPILQSYLKNRTTAGAVVVTR; encoded by the coding sequence ATGTGGATCGCGCACGTCTGCTTCTCCCCCTGCGGCGAGACGAAAAGGATCGCCGCGCACTTCTACGCAAAGTGCGGCGGGATCTTCTACGACTTCACGGATCCATCGGTCCGCGACGCGTTCGACGTCGACGTCAAGTACGGGCTCATGGTCCTCTCGCTGCCGGTCTGGTCGGAATCGGTCCCGGCGGCGATGAAGCCGTGGCTGAAGCGCTTCAAGGCGAAACGCTACGTCCTCAACCTCGCCTACGGCGGAAAGGCCTACGGACGGGCGCCGGCGATCGCCGCCGACCTCGTCGGCCGCGACAAGGTCGTCGCCTGGAGCGTGACCGCGGTGAAGCACGCCTACTGCGAGGGCGAGGTCCCGATCGACTTCTCCCTATACGACCCGATCGTCGCCAAGGTGAACGGCGGCGACATGACTCCCTGTTCCATCCCGCGTCTGCCCTTCAATCCGTTCGCCTTCCTCTTCCCCGAGGGGCGCGCGAAGGCGAACGTGAAGATCGCAATCGACCTCGAGCAGTGCGTCCGTTGCGGCGAATGCGCGAAGCGCTGCCCGGTCCGGGCGATGACCGACGAGCCCGCGATCGGGAAGGGATGCGTCCGCTGCGGTCTGTGCGCGAAGGTCTGTCCCGTCGGGGCGATCGAGATGAAACTTTCGCCGATCCTTCAGAGTTATCTCAAAAACAGAACAACGGCCGGCGCCGTCGTCGTGACGCGCTAG
- a CDS encoding InlB B-repeat-containing protein, translating into MPRRFPPMILILLSALVLTACGGTTTLPDLTNLSIEAIDEADIPAGVYEIPFNRAEIEAYAAYYEVSIELTAIDSDGTPVDLDGDSITIVEGEVYTVTIRATVGSAFDESRTITLTAVGASVSHTVTFDLNGAPMTAPITRSVAHGEPIADFPAEPLLDDYAFGGWCRDAACTTPWSEEDDVVTADLTLYVKWNPVVVEHDGSDLFINCAPGDASRIEGDLPVQIYSLWMGFAYSLTDEESRPLEFGLVYSTTDGTPGYFEDGVIVHPIAEFDENDLAIIWFAADTLPLADETHYTMRAYALYEHDLYYGEIVSYDTARLVGSAQSVGLQGIVSGGRYYIDNGTAAYRPAMFDVAVAEGYEAFLGTNPYHSYEQIRQSGMRSMFVVDTATGVRYLHVFELTLRNSPAVVAYEGFATSVQLGEWHVTASYGITLPFAEEYDYHIEEYGVLFSTATPYLELGREGVHRRAGGDLDETNGFANEDDYTLPTVERTLYVRGYAIVDGRTCYSATISSILFEEDLSGASYETGPSYTEYEDFTSSRSGYSVYTSPNVVHVVTTFGETPSAVEYVGNFSLTAPGVYYVRQAGIAFWQKVVILEPQGVIEGVADGATYQDKAVVVSTTWNATLWLSKDGGPEVAIGSGVTLTEPGVYVVSIYLYGTTTSTFTIE; encoded by the coding sequence ATGCCCAGACGCTTCCCCCCGATGATCCTGATCCTGCTTTCCGCCCTGGTCCTGACCGCCTGCGGCGGAACCACCACCCTGCCCGACCTGACGAACCTCTCGATCGAGGCAATCGACGAAGCCGACATCCCGGCCGGCGTCTACGAGATCCCCTTCAACCGCGCCGAGATCGAGGCCTACGCCGCCTATTACGAAGTATCGATCGAACTGACCGCGATCGATTCCGACGGGACGCCCGTCGACCTCGACGGCGACTCGATCACGATCGTCGAAGGGGAAGTCTACACCGTCACGATCCGCGCGACCGTCGGTTCGGCCTTCGACGAAAGCCGAACCATCACCCTGACCGCGGTCGGCGCGTCCGTCTCCCATACCGTCACCTTCGATCTGAACGGCGCGCCGATGACGGCCCCGATCACCCGTTCCGTCGCCCACGGCGAACCGATCGCCGACTTCCCGGCGGAACCGCTCCTCGACGACTACGCGTTCGGCGGCTGGTGCCGCGACGCCGCCTGCACGACCCCCTGGAGCGAAGAGGACGACGTCGTCACGGCCGACCTCACGCTCTATGTGAAGTGGAATCCGGTCGTCGTCGAACACGACGGCTCCGACCTGTTCATCAACTGCGCCCCGGGTGACGCGTCGCGGATCGAAGGAGACCTTCCCGTCCAGATCTACTCGCTCTGGATGGGGTTCGCGTATTCCCTGACGGACGAGGAGTCGCGGCCGCTCGAGTTCGGCCTCGTCTACTCGACGACCGACGGGACGCCCGGCTATTTCGAGGATGGGGTGATCGTCCATCCGATCGCGGAGTTCGACGAGAACGACCTCGCGATCATCTGGTTCGCCGCCGACACGCTGCCGCTGGCGGACGAGACGCATTACACGATGCGCGCCTACGCCCTTTACGAGCATGACCTCTATTACGGCGAGATCGTCTCCTACGACACGGCCCGGCTCGTCGGTTCGGCGCAGTCGGTCGGACTGCAAGGGATCGTCTCAGGCGGCCGCTACTACATCGACAACGGCACCGCCGCCTACCGCCCGGCGATGTTCGACGTCGCCGTCGCCGAGGGCTACGAAGCCTTCCTCGGGACCAATCCCTACCACAGCTACGAACAGATCCGGCAGAGCGGCATGCGGTCGATGTTCGTCGTCGACACCGCGACCGGCGTCCGGTATCTGCACGTCTTCGAGCTGACCCTCCGCAACAGCCCCGCCGTCGTCGCCTACGAAGGCTTCGCAACCTCGGTGCAGCTCGGGGAATGGCACGTCACCGCGAGTTACGGGATCACCCTGCCGTTCGCCGAGGAGTACGACTATCACATCGAGGAGTACGGCGTGCTGTTCTCGACCGCGACGCCGTACCTCGAGCTCGGACGCGAGGGTGTCCATCGCCGCGCGGGCGGCGACCTCGATGAGACGAACGGCTTTGCGAACGAGGACGATTACACCCTCCCCACCGTCGAACGGACCCTCTACGTCCGCGGCTACGCGATCGTCGACGGCCGGACCTGCTACTCCGCGACGATCTCCTCGATCCTCTTCGAAGAGGACCTCTCCGGCGCATCCTACGAGACCGGACCGTCCTACACCGAATACGAGGACTTCACGTCGAGCCGATCCGGCTATTCCGTCTACACGAGTCCGAACGTCGTGCACGTCGTGACGACCTTCGGTGAGACGCCGTCGGCGGTCGAGTACGTCGGCAACTTCAGTCTGACCGCCCCCGGCGTCTACTACGTCCGGCAGGCGGGCATCGCCTTCTGGCAGAAGGTCGTCATCCTCGAACCGCAGGGCGTGATCGAGGGCGTCGCCGACGGCGCGACCTATCAGGACAAGGCCGTCGTCGTCTCGACGACGTGGAACGCGACCCTCTGGCTCTCCAAGGACGGCGGCCCCGAGGTCGCGATCGGAAGCGGCGTCACCCTGACCGAACCGGGCGTCTACGTCGTCTCGATCTACCTCTACGGCACGACGACGTCGACCTTCACGATCGAATGA
- a CDS encoding ABC transporter permease subunit yields the protein MRIFDSTLFTMELKRGFRGVLIWTFALSASMVLVIALYPMVIDMYAAIPPEFADLMEAFGGIPDSIVEYYATEGAMMLQLFGSIFAALQGFGAINRDEREKTAESLYVLPIARRTFFATKLLRASLEVLILSAVAAASSYVAFLAVGEPIDMAPFLRFTALNALVFLVFVWLAFAMAALLKPNQKPFVAIAVPFVLYVLYTVSLMADDAVLEFLRNLTPFTFADPLEILKADFEVAWIPMTVFLGLSAAGLLAGWRAFRVREIIV from the coding sequence ATGAGGATCTTCGATTCCACGCTGTTCACGATGGAACTGAAGCGCGGCTTCAGGGGCGTCCTGATCTGGACCTTCGCGCTCTCCGCGAGCATGGTCCTCGTGATCGCCCTCTATCCGATGGTGATCGACATGTACGCCGCGATCCCGCCGGAGTTCGCGGACCTGATGGAGGCGTTCGGCGGGATCCCCGACTCGATCGTCGAATACTACGCGACCGAGGGGGCGATGATGCTCCAGCTGTTCGGGTCGATCTTCGCCGCCCTGCAGGGCTTCGGCGCCATCAACCGGGACGAACGCGAGAAGACCGCCGAGTCGCTCTACGTCCTGCCGATCGCGCGGCGGACCTTCTTCGCGACGAAGCTCCTGCGCGCGAGCCTCGAGGTCCTGATCCTCTCGGCCGTCGCCGCAGCGTCGAGCTACGTAGCCTTCCTCGCCGTCGGCGAGCCGATCGACATGGCGCCCTTCCTCCGGTTCACGGCGCTGAACGCGCTCGTGTTCCTCGTCTTCGTCTGGCTCGCCTTCGCGATGGCGGCGCTGTTGAAACCCAACCAGAAGCCGTTTGTGGCGATCGCCGTGCCCTTCGTCCTGTACGTCCTCTACACCGTCTCGCTGATGGCCGACGACGCCGTCCTCGAGTTCCTCCGGAACCTGACGCCCTTCACCTTCGCCGATCCGCTCGAGATCCTGAAGGCCGACTTCGAGGTCGCCTGGATCCCGATGACCGTCTTCCTCGGCCTTTCGGCCGCCGGACTCCTCGCCGGCTGGCGCGCGTTCCGCGTCCGCGAGATCATCGTCTGA
- a CDS encoding DUF1858 domain-containing protein, with protein sequence MKTIDLSQSVQSLVKNDPAVAEILAGLGFTEILKPGMLQTVGRIMTVKKGAALRGIDYQKVVAAFSERGYDVKEE encoded by the coding sequence ATGAAGACCATTGACCTGTCCCAAAGCGTCCAATCGCTCGTCAAGAACGATCCGGCGGTCGCCGAGATCCTCGCCGGACTCGGGTTTACAGAGATCCTGAAGCCGGGCATGCTCCAGACGGTCGGCCGGATCATGACCGTGAAGAAAGGCGCCGCCCTCCGCGGCATCGACTATCAGAAGGTCGTCGCCGCGTTTTCCGAACGCGGCTACGACGTGAAGGAGGAATAG
- a CDS encoding carbohydrate kinase produces the protein MNERRGRRLLAIGELLIDFSGNRPGTIESVDAFVRHPGGAPANVAVQYARLGGQAKLITKLGEDMFGDFLRSVMEKNGVDCGAIVRTAEAHTGLAFVTLAEDGERDFVFYRHPSADMLLRPEEIDPADFRERDILHFCSVDLVDAPVRAAHDRAIGLAIQRRMLVSFDPNLRFALWPDREELKRIVWTYLPYADVLKVGADEATFLTGGADESSWQTLIRGNVRLLVVTRGPDGATLFTRASRFDVPGIPVETVDTTGAGDSFIAAFLYSLVHSDVDRDRLERDPEALRKALRFANRVASVVVTRYGAIPAMPSFSEVGEPR, from the coding sequence ATGAATGAGCGTCGCGGACGCCGTCTTCTCGCGATCGGCGAACTCCTCATCGACTTCTCGGGAAACAGACCCGGCACGATCGAATCCGTCGACGCCTTCGTCCGCCACCCCGGCGGAGCTCCCGCCAACGTCGCGGTCCAGTACGCCCGCCTCGGCGGTCAGGCCAAGCTGATCACCAAACTCGGCGAGGACATGTTCGGCGACTTCCTCCGTTCGGTGATGGAGAAGAACGGGGTCGACTGCGGCGCGATCGTACGCACCGCCGAAGCGCACACCGGTCTCGCGTTCGTGACGCTCGCCGAAGACGGCGAGCGCGACTTCGTCTTCTACCGCCATCCCTCCGCGGACATGCTGCTCCGCCCGGAGGAGATCGACCCCGCCGATTTCCGCGAACGCGACATCCTCCATTTCTGTTCCGTCGACCTCGTCGACGCGCCGGTGCGCGCCGCCCACGACCGCGCGATCGGCCTCGCGATCCAACGAAGGATGCTGGTCTCGTTCGACCCGAACCTCCGTTTCGCGCTCTGGCCCGACCGTGAGGAACTGAAGCGGATCGTGTGGACGTACCTTCCTTACGCCGACGTCCTCAAGGTCGGCGCCGACGAGGCGACCTTCCTGACCGGCGGCGCAGACGAGTCGTCGTGGCAAACGCTGATCCGGGGAAACGTCCGCCTGCTCGTCGTCACGCGCGGTCCGGACGGCGCGACCCTCTTCACCCGGGCGTCGCGCTTCGACGTTCCCGGAATCCCGGTCGAGACGGTCGACACGACCGGTGCCGGCGATTCCTTCATCGCCGCCTTCCTGTATTCCCTCGTGCATAGCGACGTCGACCGCGATCGTCTGGAACGGGATCCGGAAGCCCTGCGGAAGGCGCTCCGCTTCGCCAACCGCGTCGCCAGCGTCGTCGTCACGCGCTACGGCGCGATTCCCGCCATGCCGTCGTTCTCCGAAGTCGGCGAACCGCGATGA
- a CDS encoding GH32 C-terminal domain-containing protein has product MTRRLLSVVAILIAALLTGCTVVETIDGGFETGAFSGWTVVGDAFTVADEEHYDAIRYYLPAGTWHVLGSDPGTGSITSTPFTLSDPWVSFLVSGAAGSDAYVAIVDGESGAELLRTGNPFHDEPDVTETYQRINLDLSEHLGRKLAIVVTDASPTDHINFDDFTIDDEAAHLEHAVETNIRMGLDTYDDMIKAADTYIKLNAWKTPSSIRFRFHVTGETGWINDPNGFTYFGDKIHLFYQHNPYQTVWGPMHWGHVTSDDFIRWTYHDVALAPEYDYETVGAFSGSAITFGGKLYLVYTGASEGRQVQAIASSTDGYRFTKFSGNPVVGESLLPANANVADFRDPKVWEKDGTVYMIVSNRNATNQYSKLLLYKTTNMTDWTYAGRILANGGNYQSKLGIMFECPDLVTLGDKDVIIVSPQAVPNHRNGDGNVYIVGNLNYATGAFENWNFEDVATIDHGFDFYAPQTMKMPDGRTVLVAWMQSWNRRPIYAGTGIAGALTLPREIWLEGNRLYQAPIREIANYHANATIDAFAIPAGASVHDARLDGIFQDLTISFTPGEGKTGVRVFDDGNGNAMKIWYEDGKVWLDRHGVTASAYAATAVNNLTSVDCPLVDGKVVLRLILDRYSCELFVAGGAHTITATALPNAFQTQVTLFSDAAVSIAVEQYDIVL; this is encoded by the coding sequence ATGACTCGCCGACTGCTGTCCGTCGTCGCGATCCTGATCGCGGCGCTTCTGACCGGCTGTACCGTCGTCGAGACGATCGACGGCGGCTTCGAGACGGGCGCTTTTTCCGGCTGGACCGTCGTCGGCGACGCGTTCACCGTCGCCGACGAGGAACACTACGACGCGATCCGCTATTATCTCCCCGCTGGGACGTGGCACGTCCTCGGGTCCGATCCCGGGACGGGCTCGATCACGTCCACACCGTTCACCCTATCCGACCCATGGGTCTCCTTCCTGGTCTCCGGCGCCGCGGGAAGCGACGCCTACGTCGCGATCGTCGACGGCGAGTCCGGCGCGGAACTCCTCCGTACCGGCAACCCGTTCCACGACGAACCGGACGTGACCGAAACCTATCAGCGCATCAATCTCGACCTGTCCGAGCATCTCGGAAGGAAACTGGCGATCGTCGTTACCGACGCATCGCCGACGGATCACATCAATTTCGACGACTTCACGATCGACGATGAAGCCGCGCATCTGGAGCATGCGGTGGAAACCAACATCCGCATGGGATTGGACACATACGACGACATGATCAAAGCAGCCGACACCTACATCAAGCTGAATGCCTGGAAGACCCCTTCCTCGATCCGTTTCCGTTTCCACGTCACCGGCGAGACCGGCTGGATCAACGACCCGAACGGATTCACGTATTTCGGCGACAAGATCCACCTGTTCTACCAGCACAACCCCTACCAGACGGTCTGGGGTCCGATGCACTGGGGCCACGTGACGTCCGATGACTTCATCCGCTGGACATACCACGACGTCGCCCTCGCGCCGGAATACGACTACGAGACGGTCGGCGCCTTTTCGGGTTCGGCGATCACCTTCGGCGGCAAGCTGTACCTCGTCTACACCGGCGCTTCCGAAGGCCGTCAGGTCCAGGCGATCGCCTCGTCGACCGACGGCTATCGGTTCACGAAGTTTTCCGGCAACCCCGTCGTCGGCGAATCGCTTTTGCCGGCGAATGCGAACGTCGCCGACTTCCGCGACCCGAAGGTCTGGGAGAAGGACGGGACGGTCTACATGATCGTCTCCAACCGCAACGCGACCAACCAGTATTCGAAGCTGCTCTTGTACAAGACCACGAACATGACCGACTGGACCTACGCCGGACGGATCCTCGCCAACGGCGGCAACTACCAGTCGAAACTCGGGATCATGTTCGAATGCCCCGACCTCGTCACCCTCGGCGACAAGGACGTTATCATCGTCAGCCCGCAGGCCGTTCCGAACCATCGGAACGGCGACGGCAACGTCTACATCGTCGGAAACCTCAATTACGCGACCGGCGCCTTCGAGAACTGGAACTTCGAGGACGTCGCGACGATCGACCACGGGTTCGACTTCTATGCGCCGCAGACGATGAAGATGCCGGACGGCAGGACCGTTCTCGTCGCATGGATGCAGAGCTGGAACCGCCGGCCGATCTACGCCGGGACCGGCATCGCCGGCGCCCTGACGCTGCCGCGCGAGATCTGGCTTGAGGGCAACCGCCTCTACCAGGCGCCGATCCGCGAGATCGCGAACTACCATGCGAACGCCACGATCGACGCGTTTGCGATCCCCGCCGGCGCCAGCGTCCACGATGCACGGCTCGACGGCATCTTCCAGGATCTGACGATCTCCTTCACTCCGGGCGAAGGCAAGACCGGCGTGCGCGTCTTCGACGACGGCAACGGCAACGCGATGAAGATCTGGTACGAGGACGGGAAGGTCTGGCTCGATCGTCACGGCGTCACGGCATCCGCCTACGCCGCCACCGCGGTGAACAACCTGACGTCGGTCGACTGTCCGCTCGTCGACGGAAAGGTCGTCCTGCGTCTCATCCTCGACCGGTACTCCTGCGAACTCTTCGTCGCCGGCGGCGCCCATACGATCACCGCGACGGCGCTTCCGAACGCATTCCAGACGCAGGTCACGCTCTTCTCCGACGCCGCCGTTTCGATCGCCGTCGAGCAGTACGACATCGTCCTCTGA